The following are from one region of the Nicotiana tomentosiformis chromosome 7, ASM39032v3, whole genome shotgun sequence genome:
- the LOC104100129 gene encoding dihydrolipoyllysine-residue succinyltransferase component of 2-oxoglutarate dehydrogenase complex 2, mitochondrial-like → MLGVLRRKVVSSASTTSCVRKSLHTVGPAISSSRIPFAAAEETSLLTRQCGHARNFSQLVLPGCSSNLRPERGAVINLWSSATLPNWSRPFCANSGDQVDAVVPFMGESISDGTLAKFLKNPGDRVEVDEPIAQIETDKVTIDVTSPEAGVIQKFVANEGDTVEPGYKVAIISKSGEGVEHVPASKKPSEKAAPQPSSPAEDKKEEKAKPQVETIPVKEKPKESSPPPPKRSPTELQLPPKERERRVPMTRLRKRVATRLKDSQNTFAMLTTFNEVDMTNLMKLRTDYKDAFVEKHGVKLGFMSGFVKAAVSALQSQPIVNAVIDGDDIIYRDYIDISIAVGTPKGLVVPVLRNAEQMNFAEIEKTINGLAKKANDGSLSIDEMAGGSFTISNGGVYGSLLSTPIINPPQSAILGMHSIVSRPMVVGGNIVPRPMMYIALTYDHRLIDGREAVFFLRRIKDVVEDPRRLLLDV, encoded by the exons ATGTTGGGCGTTTTAAGGCGCAAAGTCGTTTCTAGCGCCTCTACTACTTCG TGTGTAAGGAAATCTCTGCATACGGTTGGGCCTGCAATATCCTCATCTAGAATTCCCTTTGCCGCAGCAGAAGAG ACATCACTTCTTACTAGACAATGTGGTCATGCGCGGAATTTCAGTCAGCTTGTGCTACCTG GGTGCTCATCGAATTTGAGGCCAGAAAG GGGAGCTGTTATCAATCTTTGGTCAAGTGCAACACTACCGAATTGGAGCAGGCCATTCTGTGCAAATAGTG GTGACCAGGTTGATGCTGTTGTTCCTTTTATGGGTGAATCCATAAGTGATGGGACACTGGCCAAGTTCCTGAAGA ATCCTGGTGATAGAGTAGAAGTTGATGAGCCAATTGCTCAGATTGAAACAGATAAG GTAACCATTGATGTCACCAGTCCTGAAGCTGGTGTAATCCAAAAG TTCGTAGCCAATGAAGGGGACACTGTCGAACCAGGCTATAAAGTTGCTATCATTTCAAAATCTGGTGAGGGTGTGGAACATGTTCCTGCATCTAAGAAGCCATCTGAAAAAGCAGCTCCTCAGCCATCCTCTCCAGCTGAAGATAAGAAAGAGGAGAAGGCAAAACCTCAAGTTGAGACTATTCCTGTTAAGGAAAAGCCGAAGGAGAGTTCACCTCCACCCCCTAAACGCTCTCCTACAGAACTCCAACTCCCCCCCAAAGAACGGGAAAGACGA GTTCCCATGACTAGGCTCAGAAAAAGAGTTGCCACACGTTTGAAGGATTCTCAGAACACATTTGCAATGCTGACGACGTTCAATGAAGTTGATAT GACAAATCTAATGAAGCTCCGCACTGATTACAAAGATGCCTTTGTTGAAAAGCATGGAGTGAAGTTAGGGTTCATGTCTGGATTTGTGAAA GCAGCAGTTAGCGCACTCCAGAGTCAGCCAATAGTTAATGCAGTTATTGATGGCGATGACATCATATATAGGGATTATATAGACATCAGTATTGCTGTTGGTACCCCAAAG GGTCTTGTCGTACCAGTTCTCCGCAATGCTGAGCAGATGAATTTTGCTGAGATAGAGAAGACAATAAACGGGCTTGCTAAGAAGGCAAATGATGGAAGCCTATCCATTGACGAGATGGCTGGAGGTTCGTTCACAATATCAAATGGTGGAGTCTATGGAAGTCTTCTCAGTACCCCTATCATAAATCCTCCTCAG TCTGCTATCTTGGGAATGCATTCAATAGTCAGTCGCCCAATGGTTGTTGGAGGCAACATTGTTCCAAGACCAATGATGTACATTGCTCTGACATATGATCATAGGCTGATTGATGGAAGAGAGGCAGTGTTCTTTCTGAGAAGAATTAAGGATGTGGTGGAAGATCCCCGCCGTTTGCTCCTTGATGTTTGA
- the LOC104100130 gene encoding imidazole glycerol phosphate synthase hisHF, chloroplastic — MEAASFTSTSQFLTAKSSSSSSSSTTSYPSFSSTSQSLYSLRYKPHAKALNCKSSRSFSVRASAGGADDSVVTLLDYGAGNVRSLRNAIKYLGFDIKDVQTPEDILKAKRLIFPGVGAFAPAMDVLNKKGMAEALCTYIEQDRPFLGICLGLQLLFESSEENGPVKGLGLIPGVVGRFDSSKGIRVPHIGWNALDIAKDTQILDDIGKSHVYFVHSYRATPSDDNREWISSTCKYGDNFIASIQRGNVHAVQFHPEKSGDVGLSVLRRFLNPKSGRTQKLVQGNASKLAKRVIACLDVRTNDKGDLVVTKGDQYDVREHTKENEVRNLGKPVDLAGQYYKDGADEVSFLNITAFRDFPLGDLPMLQVLRYASENVFVPLTVGGGIRDFKDGNGRYYSSLEVASEYFRSGADKVSIGSDAVYAAEEYLKSGVKTGKSSLEQISRVYGNQAVVVSIDPRRVYVKDPKAVEFRTIKVRNPGPNGEEYAWYQCTVSGGREGHPIGAYELAKAVEELGAGEILLNCIDCDGQGKGFDVDLIKLISDAVSIPVIASSGAGTVEHFSEVFKETNASAALAAGIFHRKEVPIQSVKEHLVKEGIEVRM; from the exons ATGGAGGCGGCGAGTTTCACTTCAACTTCACAGTTCTTAACAGctaaatcttcttcttcttcctcttcgtcGACGACATCGTATCCGTCCTTTTCCTCCACTTCTCAATCTCTTTATTCCCTACGTTACAAGCCCCATGCTAAAGCTCTGAATTGCAAATCTTCCAGAAGCTTCTCAGTCCGCGCCTCTGCCGGCGGCGCCGATGATTCTG tggTAACTCTACTTGACTATGGTGCTGGCAATGTGCGAAGTCTCAGGAATGCAATTAAGTATCTCGGTTTTGACATCAAAGAT GTCCAAACACCAGAAGACATTTTGAAAGCAAAACGACTCATTTTTCCTGGAGTTGGTGCTTTCGCTCCAGCTATGGATGTGCTAAATAAGAAAGG AATGGCTGAAGCACTTTGTACTTATATTGAGCAAGATCGCCCATTCCTAGGCATTTGTCTTGGGCTCCAACTACTTTTCGAGTCAAGTGAAGAAAATGGACCAG TAAAGGGTCTTGGTTTGATTCCTGGAGTAGTTGGACGTTTTGACTCTTCTAAAGGGATCAGAGTACCTCATATTGGCTGGAATGCACTTGATATAGCAAAAGATACTCAGatattggatgacattggaaaaTCCCATGTCTATTTCGTACATTCTTATCGGGCAACGCCG TCAGATGATAATAGAGAATGGATATCATCAACTTGCAAGTATGGTGACAATTTCATAGCATCCATTCAGAGGGGAAATGTCCATGCAGTTCAGTTTCATCCCGAGAAGAGTGGTG ATGTTGGCCTTTCTGTATTGAGGAGGTTCTTGAATCCAAAATCTGGGAGAACACAG AAGCTAGTCCAAGGGAATGCCTCTAAACTTGCAAAAAGG GTTATTGCATGTCTTGATGTAAGGACTAATGATAAAGGTGATCTGGTTGTAACCAAAGGAGACCAATATGACGTTAGAGAGCACACAAAAGAAAATGAG GTGAGGAACCTTGGCAAGCCAGTGGATCTTGCTGGACAGTATTACAAGGATGGGGCAGACGAG GTTAGCTTTTTAAATATTACTGCTTTCCGAGACTTCCCCTTGGGCGATCTGCCAATGTTGCAG GTATTGAGGTATGCATCAGAGAATGTTTTTGTGCCATTAACCGTTGGAGGAGGTATTAGAGACTTCAAAGATGGAAATGGCAG ATACTACTCTAGTTTGGAAGTTGCCTCAGAATATTTTCGTTCTGGAGCAGACAAAGTTTCTATTGGAAGTGATGCCGTTTATGCTGCGGAAGAATACTTAAAATCTGGA GTGAAAACTGGAAAGAGCAGTCTAGAGCAGATCTCCCGAGTTTATGGAAATCAG GCAGTAGTTGTAAGCATTGATCCTCGAAGGGtgtacgtgaaggaccccaaagctGTAGAATTCAGGACTATCAAAGTGAGAAACCCAG GTCCAAATGGAGAAGAATATGCGTGGTACCAGTGCACG GTGAGTGGTGGGAGAGAAGGTCACCCTATTGGAGCTTATGAGCTTGCAAAAGCTGTTGAAGAATTGGGAGCTGGGGAGATACTGCTAAACTGCATTGATTGCGATG gTCAGGGAAAAGGATTTGATGTAGACCTAATTAAGTTGATTTCAGATGCTGTAAGCATTCCTGTGATTGCAAGCAGTGGAGCTGGAACTGTTGAACACTTCTCAGAGGTcttcaaagaaacaaatgcatcTGCTGCTCTTGCTGCTGGAATTTTCCATAGAAAGGAG GTTCCCATTCAATCCGTGAAAGAGCACCTGGTAAAGGAAGGCATAGAGGTTAGAATGTAA